A window from Nitrospiraceae bacterium encodes these proteins:
- the nadA gene encoding quinolinate synthase NadA, translating to MTERPIADYQSLQETELFERITEAKRRLGRDVLLLGHNYQRDDVIVHADFRGDSLLLAKYAAEHPEHPYVVFCGVHFMAETADILSRSNQTVILPDMAAGCSMADMASMEQVDDCWDRLGRFLPVEDTVTPIVYVNSAAALKAFCGEHGGVTCTSSNARAIMNWAWKRREKILFFPDEHLGRNTANAMGFPREEMIVWDPFQPNGGHNRETIQKARLILWKGHCSVHQMFQPAHVTYFRKQYPDVQVIVHPECHEDVVNQADLVGSTEFIIRTVTQADPGTTWAVGTELNLVNRLKHDQAEKQIYFLSPMVCRCSTMFRIDGPHLCWAVENLVQGNVVNHIQVPDEEKVFAKLALDRMMDLS from the coding sequence ATCACAGAGCGGCCTATTGCGGACTACCAATCTCTCCAAGAGACGGAATTGTTCGAACGAATTACGGAGGCTAAACGGAGACTTGGCAGGGACGTGCTCCTGCTCGGGCACAATTATCAGCGGGACGACGTGATTGTGCATGCCGACTTCCGAGGTGATTCTCTTCTTCTTGCCAAATACGCGGCTGAGCACCCTGAGCATCCTTATGTGGTGTTTTGCGGGGTGCATTTTATGGCTGAAACAGCCGACATTTTGAGTCGGTCCAATCAGACCGTCATTCTGCCTGACATGGCTGCAGGCTGTTCTATGGCGGATATGGCATCCATGGAACAGGTAGATGATTGCTGGGATCGGCTCGGACGGTTTCTGCCGGTAGAAGACACCGTAACCCCCATCGTCTATGTGAATTCAGCTGCTGCGCTCAAAGCCTTTTGCGGGGAGCATGGCGGTGTGACATGTACCTCCTCCAATGCCAGAGCGATTATGAATTGGGCCTGGAAACGGAGAGAAAAGATTCTCTTTTTCCCCGATGAGCATTTAGGGCGGAACACTGCGAATGCTATGGGGTTTCCACGCGAAGAGATGATTGTGTGGGATCCCTTCCAACCCAACGGTGGACATAACCGGGAAACCATACAGAAGGCCCGTCTGATCCTCTGGAAGGGACACTGTAGTGTGCATCAAATGTTCCAACCGGCACACGTGACCTATTTCCGGAAGCAGTATCCAGATGTTCAGGTTATTGTGCACCCTGAATGTCATGAAGATGTGGTTAATCAGGCAGACCTGGTGGGGTCGACGGAATTTATTATTCGGACGGTGACTCAGGCCGATCCTGGAACAACCTGGGCCGTGGGAACTGAGCTGAATCTGGTGAACCGGTTGAAACATGATCAAGCCGAAAAGCAAATCTATTTTCTTTCCCCAATGGTGTGTCGGTGCTCGACGATGTTTAGAATTGATGGGCCTCATTTATGCTGGGCCGTGGAAAATCTCGTACAGGGTAATGTGGTCAATCACATTCAAGTTCCCGACGAGGAGAAAGTGTTTGCCAAGCTGGCTTTGGACCGCATGATGGATTTGAGTTGA
- the ileS gene encoding isoleucine--tRNA ligase, with product MDYKSTLNLPRTDFPMKANLPQKEPERLGWWEQKRVYDRILEARNGSPRYILHDGPPYANGHIHIGHGLNKILKDIIIKSKTMAGFQAPYVPGWDCHGLPIEHQVTKQLGPKKKDLSAVELRKLCREYAQKFVEIQGDEFRRLGVFGDWEHPYLTMDHAYEAAIVREFGKFVEKGRVYKGLKPVLWCPVDQTALAEAEVEYEDHLSPSVYVKFPFTVSPTEMGSDQRLGLPTVKTLKAVSVVIWTTTPWTLPANQAVCLHPDFDYAILQAGEEAFIVALGLEDAFAKACNIEKFEVLGKRKGKDFEGWTCHPPFAKKEVPILNGNFVTLEQGTGCVHIAPGHGMDDYLVVLKYNKSPYVEILPDRTPLEILVPVNDAGRFTDEFPEFAGQPVLEANPGIVEVLKTKGLLVGEKKLEHSYPHCWRCKQPVIFRATRQWFVSMEVADLRQKALKEIDKVQWIPERGRDRIYGMIVNRPDWCLSRQRMWGTPIPVFSCESCSTPLADHHVIEHISVQMEESGADIWFSRSAEELLPHGTTCVQCGRGSFKKEHDILDVWFESGVSHAAVLRPRGETWYPADLYLEGSDQHRGWFHSSLLTSVTTEEQAPYQAVLTHGFVLDGEGKKMSKSAGNVVTPQEIIKESGAEILRLWVASQDYQEDLRISKEILKQLTDAYRKVRNTCRFLLSNLYDFEPGVHSVPHADLPELDQWALWRLGQLIDNVKKGYAQFQFRQVVHEWDYFCSTDMSATYLDILKDRLYTFPANSPLRRGSQAVLYEIVSALARLMAPILSFTAEEIWQVLPESTKEGSKPVSVHLADFPESPTVFQDPQLHSTWAYLFQVRGKVQFALEKSRRDKVIGSSLDATVILHATEPNSSLLKGYLNDLPALFIVSCVKVEKVATLPGAGLVEASLGLAIEVVKAEGTKCDRCWNIRQDVGSQAQHPTLCGRCVEALG from the coding sequence ATGGATTACAAATCGACATTAAACCTTCCCCGGACTGATTTTCCGATGAAGGCCAACCTGCCACAAAAAGAACCTGAGCGATTGGGATGGTGGGAGCAGAAGCGGGTCTACGACCGCATTCTGGAGGCCAGAAATGGCAGCCCACGGTATATCCTTCACGATGGGCCTCCCTATGCCAATGGGCATATTCATATCGGGCATGGTCTGAATAAAATCCTCAAAGACATCATCATTAAATCGAAAACCATGGCAGGTTTCCAGGCCCCCTATGTTCCTGGATGGGATTGTCACGGGTTGCCGATTGAACATCAGGTGACTAAGCAACTTGGACCCAAGAAAAAAGACCTGAGTGCGGTAGAACTCCGGAAGCTTTGTCGGGAATACGCCCAGAAATTTGTTGAGATTCAAGGAGACGAATTTCGCCGGTTAGGGGTCTTTGGGGATTGGGAGCATCCGTATCTGACCATGGATCATGCTTATGAGGCGGCGATTGTCCGAGAGTTCGGAAAGTTTGTGGAAAAGGGTCGAGTCTATAAAGGGCTGAAGCCGGTCTTGTGGTGTCCTGTGGATCAAACTGCGCTGGCTGAGGCCGAAGTGGAATACGAGGATCATCTCTCACCGTCGGTGTATGTGAAATTTCCCTTTACCGTTTCGCCAACCGAGATGGGTTCCGACCAACGATTGGGTCTGCCAACTGTCAAAACTTTGAAAGCCGTTTCGGTTGTTATTTGGACGACGACCCCTTGGACCCTTCCCGCGAATCAAGCCGTTTGTCTACATCCGGATTTTGACTATGCCATTCTTCAAGCCGGTGAAGAGGCTTTTATCGTGGCTCTGGGATTGGAAGACGCATTTGCCAAGGCCTGTAACATTGAGAAGTTTGAGGTATTAGGCAAAAGGAAAGGAAAAGATTTTGAGGGGTGGACGTGTCATCCACCATTTGCCAAGAAAGAGGTCCCCATCCTCAATGGAAATTTTGTCACATTGGAGCAAGGGACCGGGTGTGTTCACATTGCTCCCGGACATGGGATGGACGACTATCTTGTAGTTCTAAAATATAACAAATCCCCTTATGTCGAAATACTTCCAGATCGGACGCCTTTAGAGATCCTGGTGCCGGTCAATGATGCCGGGCGGTTTACGGATGAATTCCCTGAGTTTGCCGGTCAACCCGTTTTGGAAGCGAATCCCGGGATCGTAGAAGTCTTAAAAACCAAGGGCTTGTTGGTTGGCGAAAAAAAGCTTGAGCATTCTTATCCGCATTGTTGGCGCTGTAAGCAACCGGTCATCTTCCGGGCTACCCGCCAATGGTTCGTATCCATGGAGGTAGCCGATCTTCGTCAGAAAGCCTTGAAAGAAATTGATAAAGTTCAATGGATCCCGGAGCGGGGGCGAGATCGTATTTATGGCATGATTGTGAACCGTCCGGATTGGTGCTTATCTCGGCAACGCATGTGGGGGACGCCCATTCCCGTCTTTTCGTGCGAAAGTTGTTCGACCCCGCTTGCTGATCATCATGTGATCGAGCATATCAGTGTTCAAATGGAGGAAAGTGGGGCGGACATTTGGTTTAGTCGATCCGCCGAGGAATTACTTCCCCATGGAACCACATGTGTGCAATGCGGCCGCGGGTCGTTTAAAAAAGAACATGATATTTTAGATGTCTGGTTTGAATCGGGCGTGAGTCATGCTGCCGTGTTGAGGCCTCGGGGTGAAACCTGGTATCCCGCGGACTTATATCTTGAAGGGTCCGATCAACACCGGGGGTGGTTCCACAGTTCGCTCTTGACGTCCGTGACGACGGAGGAACAAGCGCCCTATCAGGCCGTGCTCACGCATGGGTTTGTTTTGGATGGGGAAGGCAAGAAAATGTCGAAATCGGCAGGCAATGTCGTGACCCCACAAGAAATCATCAAAGAATCTGGTGCCGAAATTCTGCGACTATGGGTGGCCTCGCAGGATTATCAGGAAGATCTGCGTATCTCAAAAGAGATTTTAAAACAATTGACGGATGCGTATCGTAAGGTGCGAAATACCTGCCGGTTCCTCCTGAGTAACTTGTATGATTTTGAGCCGGGCGTACATTCCGTGCCCCATGCCGATTTGCCGGAACTGGATCAATGGGCGCTCTGGCGGCTCGGGCAATTGATCGACAACGTGAAAAAGGGATATGCACAATTTCAATTTCGACAGGTTGTGCATGAATGGGATTATTTTTGTTCCACCGATATGAGTGCGACCTACCTGGATATCTTGAAGGACCGGTTATATACCTTTCCGGCGAACTCGCCTCTTCGGCGTGGATCTCAAGCGGTCTTGTATGAAATTGTGTCAGCCTTAGCCAGGCTCATGGCGCCTATCCTGAGCTTTACGGCTGAAGAAATCTGGCAGGTTCTTCCGGAATCCACGAAAGAAGGATCTAAGCCGGTTAGTGTGCATTTGGCTGATTTTCCGGAATCCCCCACCGTCTTTCAAGACCCTCAGCTCCACTCGACATGGGCCTACTTGTTCCAGGTTCGGGGTAAGGTGCAATTCGCCTTAGAGAAGTCGAGACGGGACAAGGTGATTGGTTCTTCACTGGATGCCACCGTGATCTTGCATGCAACTGAACCCAATTCTTCGTTACTCAAAGGGTATCTCAACGATTTGCCGGCACTGTTTATCGTCTCGTGCGTGAAGGTGGAAAAGGTTGCGACCCTGCCTGGGGCCGGATTGGTAGAGGCCAGCCTTGGTTTGGCGATTGAGGTTGTCAAAGCCGAAGGCACCAAATGTGATCGGTGTTGGAATATTCGCCAGGATGTGGGTTCACAGGCTCAACATCCAACCCTCTGCGGGCGATGCGTGGAGGCGTTGGGGTGA
- the lspA gene encoding signal peptidase II, giving the protein MRGGVGVSGGIHRFVLLGLVVASIISLDQVTKYYIASSMYLHESIPIIPGYFSLTYIRNPGAAFGIMGTTSSGFRLIFFFLTSLFAMGLLITIFLRLEPHDWWGQMTIASIFGGAIGNFIDRLQYGEVIDFLDFYINGYHWPAFNVADSAISVGVCSLLLLFAFEKRKPNLTPQENPPL; this is encoded by the coding sequence ATGCGTGGAGGCGTTGGGGTGAGCGGGGGCATTCATCGGTTTGTGTTGTTAGGCCTTGTCGTCGCGTCCATCATAAGCCTTGACCAGGTCACCAAGTATTATATTGCCAGTTCGATGTATCTTCATGAATCCATCCCCATTATTCCGGGATATTTTTCTTTGACCTACATCAGAAATCCCGGCGCCGCATTTGGGATCATGGGCACGACCAGCAGCGGGTTTAGGCTCATTTTCTTTTTCCTGACTTCCCTCTTTGCTATGGGATTATTAATCACCATCTTCTTACGGCTGGAACCCCACGATTGGTGGGGGCAAATGACCATTGCGTCTATTTTTGGGGGTGCGATCGGAAATTTTATCGATCGCCTGCAATATGGAGAAGTCATCGATTTTTTAGATTTCTATATCAATGGCTACCATTGGCCCGCTTTCAATGTGGCCGATTCGGCGATTAGCGTGGGGGTGTGCTCTCTTCTCCTGCTGTTTGCTTTTGAAAAGCGGAAACCCAACTTGACCCCTCAAGAAAATCCCCCTCTCTAA
- a CDS encoding DUF2141 domain-containing protein, translating to MCSSTACFRPNGVGLYIFCIVLLLGVSASFGEGLQRPVNTCPSEGKPIHIHVHGIKNASGSIKAVLYGPDPKSFLVKGARADKEREPAQKGSMTLCLAAPMEGKYAVVVYHDENDNHKFDRNVIGLPTEGFGVSKNPSLFLAAPNFEESSFEVNGEVTHVDVDMKY from the coding sequence ATGTGTTCGAGCACTGCCTGTTTCCGGCCGAACGGGGTTGGCCTGTATATTTTTTGTATAGTGTTGTTGCTCGGTGTTTCAGCAAGTTTCGGTGAAGGATTGCAGCGACCGGTTAATACCTGCCCCTCTGAGGGGAAGCCCATTCACATTCATGTGCATGGAATCAAAAATGCTTCAGGATCCATTAAAGCAGTCCTGTATGGACCTGACCCCAAGAGTTTTTTAGTCAAGGGAGCCAGGGCAGATAAAGAACGGGAACCTGCCCAGAAAGGTTCTATGACTCTGTGTTTGGCGGCACCGATGGAAGGCAAATATGCCGTGGTTGTCTATCACGATGAAAACGACAATCATAAATTTGACCGGAATGTGATTGGCTTGCCTACCGAGGGGTTTGGCGTGTCGAAAAATCCCTCATTATTTTTAGCCGCCCCGAATTTTGAAGAATCCTCGTTCGAGGTGAATGGGGAGGTGACCCATGTGGATGTTGACATGAAATATTAG